In the Mycolicibacter sp. MU0102 genome, one interval contains:
- a CDS encoding sensor histidine kinase, whose product MTAAPKPPRWRPRGLRRQLVLGVSAVVTAVFVAVGAVSVLSLRTYVTATIDADLYESLNAFSHYFADYRHVDNVVGPDGQSNIGAAMLGFSDQTPGNVLAVLRDGVVIGAVVFTKRDPYRAPADVVATIAGGHWAGGAPQTVELGSLGDYRVATRAVDDDDLLFIGGSMHLANRTVDRRMAAASALYTLALLVTAGLTITVVSYALRPLRRVAATAASVAAMPLAEGDERITIRVAEADVDPGNEVGIVAGALNRLLDNVDSALAYRSDADRRMRQFITDASHELRTPLAAIQGYAELTRQDSAALPPTTEYALARIEAEAQRMASLVEELLLLSRLGEGQDLQLEDVDLADLVLDAVNDAAAAAPSHHWIKDLPAAPVWVRGDRARLHQVVTNLLKNAWVHTPPGVTVTTAITADHGGVGGPAADLTVANDGPGIDAELVPHLFERFVRADKARSGELGSTGLGLAIVSSIVGAHRGSVSVESTEGWTVFRVRLPLADPAR is encoded by the coding sequence ATGACCGCCGCCCCCAAGCCTCCTCGGTGGCGTCCGCGTGGTCTGCGCCGGCAATTGGTGCTGGGGGTGTCGGCCGTGGTCACCGCGGTGTTCGTGGCGGTGGGCGCGGTGTCGGTGCTGAGTCTGCGTACCTACGTCACCGCCACGATCGACGCCGACCTCTACGAGTCACTCAATGCCTTCAGCCACTACTTCGCCGACTATCGCCACGTCGACAACGTGGTGGGGCCCGACGGCCAGTCCAACATCGGCGCGGCCATGCTCGGTTTCAGCGATCAAACCCCGGGCAATGTGCTGGCGGTGCTGCGCGACGGCGTGGTGATCGGGGCGGTGGTGTTCACCAAGCGCGACCCTTATCGTGCGCCCGCCGATGTGGTGGCCACCATCGCCGGGGGGCACTGGGCCGGTGGTGCACCGCAGACGGTGGAGTTGGGCAGCTTGGGCGACTATCGGGTGGCCACCCGCGCGGTCGATGATGACGACCTGTTGTTCATCGGCGGATCGATGCACCTGGCGAACCGTACCGTCGATCGCCGAATGGCCGCTGCCTCAGCGCTTTACACATTGGCACTGCTGGTCACCGCGGGGTTGACCATCACCGTGGTCAGCTATGCGTTGCGGCCGCTGCGCCGGGTCGCGGCGACCGCCGCCTCGGTGGCGGCGATGCCGCTGGCCGAGGGCGACGAGCGCATCACCATTCGGGTGGCCGAAGCCGACGTCGACCCGGGCAACGAGGTGGGAATCGTCGCCGGCGCCCTGAATCGATTGCTGGACAACGTCGACAGCGCACTTGCCTACCGCAGTGACGCCGACCGGCGGATGCGGCAGTTCATCACCGACGCCAGCCACGAGCTGCGTACACCGCTCGCGGCCATTCAGGGGTACGCAGAACTGACCCGGCAGGACAGCGCGGCCCTGCCGCCCACCACCGAGTACGCGCTGGCCCGCATCGAGGCCGAGGCGCAGCGGATGGCCTCGCTGGTGGAAGAACTGTTGTTGCTGTCGCGACTCGGCGAAGGCCAGGACCTGCAGCTCGAAGATGTCGACCTGGCCGACCTGGTGCTCGACGCGGTCAACGACGCGGCCGCCGCCGCGCCGAGCCACCACTGGATCAAAGACCTGCCCGCTGCCCCGGTGTGGGTTCGCGGCGACCGCGCGCGGCTGCACCAGGTCGTCACCAACCTGTTGAAGAACGCCTGGGTGCACACCCCGCCCGGGGTGACGGTCACGACGGCCATCACCGCAGACCACGGCGGAGTGGGTGGGCCGGCCGCGGACTTGACGGTGGCCAACGACGGGCCCGGTATCGACGCCGAATTGGTACCGCACCTTTTCGAGCGGTTCGTCCGGGCGGACAAGGCCCGCTCCGGTGAATTGGGCAGCACCGGGCTGGGGTTGGCGATCGTCTCCTCGATCGTCGGCGCGCACCGCGGCTCGGTGAGTGTGGAGTCGACCGAGGGCTGGACGGTGTTCCGGGTGCGGCTGCCGCTGGCAGATCCGGCGCGCTAG
- a CDS encoding TQXA domain-containing protein translates to MTVSTSVFPVLDTETTVTVRRRVQPRPAVDIDRMTRYHGGTYSHTVDRIVFTDGTSARTDLIRLNPGIAAYSLDFHGVAPTRPSAYRIDTWSAVPNLRAGARDPREVQVDWILRNSVPRLTTVELSRRLREAGHPLGRGNITEHEAIAATQAAIWRLTNGLELDTRARTEPVRVLRDADGVTVEFEEALELGGYTLELVASEPVTVTLHKSDDGRSWRAVPSSRLAVEAAGAHRKALGVGATVGGHRFYRLSVAGPGTAATLGDVDFWLNGTSTYRNADRIVALYRYLLAGAAGARTTAPGLNVSAATMADGLVGPLRLSVADSAALSAEGAVLLDADGNELTGPVEPGSVFYLRPRPGAVSARVRVTVPGTEDGYGGRVLTGIAAEQDSQMFTPVALAVPAALVVDFDLSWPQRRALPHRSRRPRSAARSA, encoded by the coding sequence TATTTCCTGTTCTCGACACCGAGACCACGGTGACCGTCCGTCGCAGGGTGCAACCCCGCCCGGCCGTCGACATCGACCGAATGACCCGCTACCACGGCGGCACCTATTCGCACACCGTCGACCGGATCGTGTTCACCGACGGCACCAGCGCCCGTACCGATCTGATTCGCCTCAACCCCGGCATCGCCGCCTATTCGCTGGACTTCCACGGCGTCGCGCCCACCCGGCCATCGGCATACCGGATCGACACCTGGTCGGCGGTTCCGAACCTGCGTGCCGGCGCCCGTGACCCCCGCGAAGTTCAGGTCGACTGGATCCTGCGCAACTCGGTCCCACGGCTGACCACCGTCGAGTTGAGCCGTCGGCTGCGGGAGGCCGGCCACCCGCTGGGACGCGGCAACATCACTGAGCACGAGGCGATAGCCGCCACCCAGGCCGCGATCTGGCGATTGACCAACGGTTTGGAGCTGGACACCCGTGCCCGCACCGAGCCGGTCCGGGTGCTGCGCGACGCCGACGGGGTGACCGTCGAGTTCGAAGAGGCCCTTGAGTTGGGCGGCTACACCCTGGAACTGGTCGCCTCGGAGCCGGTGACGGTGACCCTGCACAAGTCCGATGACGGCCGTAGCTGGCGGGCGGTGCCCTCGTCGCGGCTGGCCGTTGAGGCCGCCGGCGCTCACCGCAAGGCGCTCGGCGTGGGTGCCACCGTCGGGGGCCACCGGTTCTACCGACTGTCGGTTGCTGGGCCGGGGACGGCGGCCACTCTCGGCGACGTCGACTTCTGGCTCAACGGCACCAGCACCTATCGCAATGCCGATCGCATCGTGGCCCTGTACCGCTACCTGCTGGCCGGCGCGGCAGGCGCGCGCACCACCGCACCGGGATTGAACGTCTCGGCCGCCACCATGGCCGACGGACTGGTGGGGCCGCTGCGCTTGTCCGTCGCGGACTCCGCGGCGCTGAGCGCCGAGGGCGCGGTGTTGCTGGATGCCGACGGCAACGAGCTGACCGGCCCGGTGGAGCCGGGCAGCGTGTTCTACCTGCGTCCGCGCCCGGGCGCGGTGTCGGCACGGGTGCGCGTCACGGTGCCCGGTACCGAAGACGGCTACGGCGGGCGGGTCCTCACTGGCATTGCCGCAGAACAGGACTCGCAGATGTTCACCCCGGTGGCGCTGGCGGTTCCGGCGGCGCTGGTCGTCGACTTCGACCTCTCTTGGCCGCAGCGACGAGCCTTGCCGCACCGGTCGCGACGACCGCGGTCAGCGGCCCGATCCGCCTAG